Genomic window (Fusarium oxysporum f. sp. lycopersici 4287 chromosome 11, whole genome shotgun sequence):
TACAgttaatagtattattttattacAAGGCATTATACTCCTTCACCTAGCCCCTATGCTACATGTCGAAGTCGACGCAGGAACGATTATGGATCGCGGGGTGTTTTATGGTGATGGTTGTTCCAGCTTTAAAGCTACCCCATCATGATTCTCTCCgattcttcatcctcaagcAACTTCGTtcattctttctctttaTTAGTACAGCCCACTTCCAACACAAGAACTCTTTTATTGCGGCATCATCCGCCGCGAGGCCAACCACGGTAGCACGAGCATCGCCAATTACAGGGTCGTTGCCGATTGTTTCTGCTCAGGGCAAACTCCATCACGAGAAGCCTCTTCGACATAGCAGGCTCCCACCTGGTCCTTGTGGAGGGCCAGGCCTATCGAAAAGGGTCCGTTGCGGAGCATCGACCTCCTTTATAAGGACGGTGGCATGTACGTGCCGAGACATGCTTTTCCGCACGTCATGACAACGGTCAATTGGCAGCCAAATGCGAGTGCCTAAGCCAAGAACCTTTAGTTGACTGCCAATAAGTTACTTAATTTCGATTCTTAGGAAAAATACTACAACCTGATCATGTCGCGGCATGTGTCCTTTTTTGCAAACTCGGGCGAGATGGACGAATTGTTCAGAGGTTAGAAGCACTTGATATAAGGCCCTATGACCATAAACCGGCTGGACCTTTCGCTCAAGCCACCAATTACGTCTCCATTTCTGCTGGCAGCAGGATCCTCCAGCGGACCTCCAGACGCATGAGCGTCACCGACAACTTCAGGATTTTAACCCAAATCAGGCGGCCATCTATGCTCATTTCAAGTTAACAATCAGGTAGGGAGATCCCATGTGGGTACCAATACATGAAAGCAATGCTGATTCCTGCTTTAAAGTCGGgtttaataattaattctAAACAGTCGCTAGTAACTTGAGGGTATTTCTCATCATGATATGCCACCTCAGGACAACAATCGGATTGTATCGGTGTCTGGGCAACAACGGGTAACTGCCCATCGTAACGCTCAATTTCGCCGTGGCGAGGCAGACTTAAAGCTATAATTCGACTTTCATCTTTCAGTTATTGAATTTGAAGAACCATCTGTTCAAGGACCAGGATGGAGGGATGGTACCAGCTGCTTTGCCGTGATATCGAGTTTATATCCGGCAGCCCAGTCTTCCCAGAGAGTTACGAACGGCTCGAGGTAAAACTCTAATTGGGAGTGGCAAATAAAGGTCTATATTATTCCTTATAGTTGTCAAAAGAAGCACGTGGGCTTATAAAATGAAGGGTAGAGTGATGTTGTACGACGTCGTGATAGTGGTGGAATCGACGGGCTAGAGACATAGGGGGTTAAGTTGCGCAAGGAAATCAGACAGATCCAGCTACACCCCGTTCCTTATACCAATAAGACAGCAACCGTCTTTCGAACACTGGACTNNNNNNNNNNNNNNNNNNNNNNNNNNNNNNNNNNNNNNNNNNNNNNNNNNNNNNNNNNNNNNNNNNNNNNNNNNNNNNNNNNNNNNNNNNNNNNNNNNNNNNNNNNNNNNNNNNNNNNNNNNNNNNNNNNNNNNNNNNNNNNNNNNNNNNNNNNNNNNNNNNNNNNNNNNNNNNNNNNNNNNNNNNNNNNNNNNNNNNNNNNNNNNNNNNNNNNNNNNNNNNNNNNNNNNNNNNNNNNNNNNNNNNNNNNNNNNNNNNNNNNNNNNNNNNNNNNNNNNNNNNNNNNNNNNNNNNNNNNNNNNNNNNNNNNNNNNNNNNNNNNNNNNNNNNNNNNNNNNNNNNNNNNNNNNNNNNNNNNNNNNNNNNNNNNNNNNNNNNNNNNNNNNNNNNNNNNNNNNNNNNNNNNNNNNNNNNNNNNNNNNNNNNNNNNNNNNNNNNNNNNNNNNNNNNNNNNNNNNNNNNNNNNNNNNNNNNNNNNNNNNNNNNNNNNNNNNNNNNNNNNNNNNNNNNNNNNNNNNNNNACCATTTAAATCAGCCTGGGCAACAATACCCTGAACTTCCCAAGTTGTCGTAAGCTCGTCGGCAACCCTTATAGCAGCCAGTGATGTCACGGTTCAGGTAGTAGTAGCAAGCATATTCGGACAGGGTCGTGGAAGCCCGCCTGTAAGACGCTTGACATCAAGGTCGGCGTGCTTGCCGGAGCCAGGGACGAAGATACAGTGCGTCTTTTTCTGGCCTTGACAATAACTGTCACTCAAATACGCTCGGCCCTGCACGCGTCTCGCAGTTATTACAGCACAGAGTCTTTCATGGAACCCCCAAGACTCGCCGCTCTGGTGGCAAGCAGCCTCAGAGACGGCCACGAGGGGCACGAGGGCGAGGACGATGTTCAAGAGCTGCATTTTGGCGGTTGTGGGTGTGGATGGAGATCCAGAAGGCGAGTGCTTGAAGATTGAAAGAGTGAAGAAGAACTGAGCGAtgagtgatgatgagaaaaaAGAGGTAGAGAGCTGGATCCCGCCAACCCTTTTATATATTGTCATCACTCGCAAACTTTTACTCTTAACCCCCCGCGCTTTATTTCCAATCCTACCTCACCTACAGAAAGCGAAGGGCCATTGGACCAAGCGGATGAACTGGCTCGCAAGCAGACCTCTCAGAGGTCGAATGCAACGGACGTGAGGGTTAATCCTGAAGCTGCAGGGTACCTGCAGTGGAGACATTGCTCGGACTATCATGGGTTTTCATCACGTTTGGACAAAAGGAGTAATCGCGCAAGGTATCTATTGCGTTTGATATCAGACATTTACCGTAGCTCACTCTAGTCAGGAACAAGGAAGCTCCAACTCGCTTGCCTCCTTGACAAAGCGCATGGTGGCTGAGCCACGCACCGTCGTATGCCGTCAGACATACTCAACATCATTGGAAATATTCTGTATCTCGAAGCAGCGGCGCATGTTATTCCGTGGGTCACCCTCTGCTGAGCTGCCAtacaagcccaagccaaCAGTAACCTAAGGCAGGGAGTCCCTGATGATGGGAATGACATCTTAACTAGGCCTTTTTAGCTAAGTGCCCGACTTCCGTACTTTTTCTCCGTCAAAGCCATTATGTAACTGCCACCTCAGCTGCCGGGGCTAACAGGGCTGATTAGATAAGGAATACATCTTTATCAGCGCTTGACTACTTCAGGCAAATGCTCAAAAGCGACAAGGCCAGTGATTAGTTGTACACAAAGCGGCTTGAGGTGCCACCGCTCTTTCACACTCAGCCAGGTGTTTGCTAAAAGGGGATATGCTGAATCGTCCAATGATTTAATCAGCAGCTGTTCCCCTTTCTTCGACTTCAAACACTCAGCACTTCCTTTTATCGTCTACAGGATGCCTCCACAATCGAATGTATTTGTTACCTATGAGGGGCCCAGATTAAGCAGGGAGCAGAAATTTGTTGTCCTGTCTCAGGCTATGGTTTCATTTCGGGCCAAGAAGCTGACCGCGAATCAGAGTGAGTATTCTCTAACCACATGAGGCATGGCTAATAGGGTCTGCAGGGTGGGCTACCCGAGTACATACTTGTTCTATTCCTTAATGATTCGTTCGCTGTCTGACCCATGATTAGAACTAAAGCGGCGGGCGCAGAAGATGTCTTGGAGTCTCTAAACTCAGCTCCGAGACCAGCCCGAAAACTGGTGCCTATCCTACCCCGTCCTCGCGATGTTGGCCTAACAGGCTATCATCCGACTGGGATTCATGCGAGTGTATTCCAGAACTACCTGTCTCTATGTGGCGCTCGTAGGAGTCACGGCACTGGCTGATTCCTCCTTTTGGGCTAAATTCTGACGGCTTACCTACAGATTCTTCATACCTCGGTGAGACGTACGTCCTTGTGGGGTTCTACCAATCCAAATTCTTCAGGCCTGACATAAGCAAGTCTGCCTGTATCTACATCGGCGGGCTGCCAATAACCGGGATCTTGGATGCTGTCCGCGGCATGCGTGATATCTCGTATCCTTACTACGAGTGGAGCGCTGTCCGTGAGCTGCAATGGTTTCTTGACACAGCCACTAATGCCGAGCTGTACCATGTTGTGTATCCGGGAGCCATCCTCGGCATGTTTGACGTACGAGTCTCTATCCTGAAGGTTTGTGAATATTTGTTCAAGAGGTCACACCCCTGACTAACACTGGTGGCTTCTTGAATCATTGCAGATGGTCCGCTTTAGCTCATATACTGTCACTCATCTAGCCGCAGTAGAGCGCTTCATCAAAAGTCGCGGCGGCTTACAGAAGATGCCTCCACCCATGCAGGCCATCGTGGTCATGTAAGAGCGACAGCCCTTGTTTTTCCGGCCTTGCTTACTACCCATAGGGCTGATCTCCTGCAATGCATATGTCTCGACACAAAGCTAGCCTTCAGCTCTGTTGGTTGGTCCCTCTTTCATTGGCAAACTGTGGACAAGCTCTGCGGCGACCACATGGTCGGATCACCACTGCTGCGGTTTGAGGACGATGACTTCTCGCTCGTCGGCCGCTTCATTGATCCTGAAATTTCCGAAAGGCTTGTGCGGATTCTAGGCCGGACTTCTGACGACATTGAATCCTTCTGCGGCCATGAGGCCGAAAATGGTTCCTCCAACATGGTTGTCGGGATTTTGAGCCTGGATGATATGGCTGACGGGGTTCTCCTAATCCATGACCTTCCAGGCCTTGTCGCTCAGACATGCGCCATCGCGTCTCGTATTGTCTATCGTACCATGCAAAGGAAGGCTGGTTTTCATGACAGCTCCGACTTGGCAGACATGCATCGTCTATATGACAACCTTGGGTTCATCAACCTCAGGCCCTGGGCGGGCCTTCCATACCTTCACCTGTGGGCGTACGTATCCGCCTCTCTGCAGTTGATTTAGCTCAAACAGTGCAGCTTAGGAATCTTATTGGCCTTGCCAGCTCAACTAAGCTTGAAAGGTCCTATTTCGTGGCAGAGCTAATGCGTGCTACGTTCAGCTGGGGTTGCTACCAGATGGAAGTATATATCAGTAAGTCCATTGTGATTGAGTGTGAAGATCCGGCAAGTTAATTATGCATAGCGTTTCTGAAAAACTTTATTTATCTCCGCCGGAAAGCGTCGTTAGAGAATATCGCAAGCAAGGGGCTAAACGAGAAGTCATAAAGGTGCAGTTATTACGGATAGTTAAATTCTATAAGCACTGCTAGCACTATGTTTATTTGTATTTTCTTATAGGGTATTCTATGACCTGTTATAAACTATATTTCTATTTTACTAAACCCCGGTCTCTGGCCCTGGTAGCCCTACTAAATTGCCAGACAGGTTTTATGCCCTTCATGGCCACAAGTGTAAGGAAGCGGTGGGGAAATAGTAGTGATAGCAGTAGACAAAAGAGCCGTAAGGGCAGAGCGGAGCTCAAGGTTATGATTGGATGATTAAGCGTTGCCTCTATTGGGAAAGGGCGCGGTTTTCATGCTATCTCCTAATAAACGCAGAAGGTTCAGCCGCTGCGGGTTAAAGCTCAGCTGTTAGCTTTTGATAATAAGCTAGCCAATTAGGAGGCGCGGAGAACATGCCAGCAAAGTACACCCAAGTTCCACTGTATTTGTCGGTGAGTCCTTTGAGACAACAGGGTTAAGATTGTGTCTTTAAGCCTGGCTAATAAAATGAATTATTTGGCCGGAGCAGTTGCCCATCTAGGTAAAGGCCAATTCTGCCACAGTTGATAACGCTAACGTTCTTTATTCCCAGAGGTAGCTAATGGTATAACAGACCCTTGGCGCTAGGCCCACCTGTCTGGGCGTCAGGGTCAGCTCCTGCCAC
Coding sequences:
- a CDS encoding hypothetical protein (At least one base has a quality score < 10): MQLLNIVLALVPLVAVSEAACHQSGESWGFHERLCAVITARRVQGRAYLSDSYCQGQKKTHCIFVPGSGKHADLDVKRLTGGLPRPCPNMLATTT